The following proteins are encoded in a genomic region of Cloacibacillus sp. An23:
- the rpsJ gene encoding 30S ribosomal protein S10 → MAKKIRIKLKAFDHRVLDASASQIADTAQRTGAKVSGPVPLPTAVERFCVLTSPHVDKDARDQYEIRTHKRLIDIVDPTQKTMEALMELNLPSGVDIQIKL, encoded by the coding sequence TTGGCGAAGAAGATTCGTATAAAACTCAAAGCATTTGACCATCGCGTACTTGATGCCTCCGCAAGCCAGATAGCGGACACAGCGCAGCGCACAGGCGCGAAGGTTTCCGGTCCCGTGCCTCTTCCCACGGCGGTAGAGCGCTTCTGCGTTCTCACCTCGCCGCATGTCGACAAGGACGCGCGCGACCAGTATGAGATCAGGACGCACAAGCGCCTGATAGATATAGTGGACCCGACACAGAAGACGATGGAGGCTCTTATGGAGCTCAACCTGCCTTCTGGAGTGGATATACAGATTAAGCTTTAA